The proteins below are encoded in one region of Bacteroides uniformis:
- a CDS encoding sugar-binding domain-containing protein, producing the protein MKKFISISFFTWLFVMFSYPLFVEAAMPERKQLFDDNWRFKLGDTPDAPSLAYNDVGWRSLDLPHDWSVEADFDAEVPAGNDGGYLPTGIGWYRKKFHVDKVMEGKELRLYFEGVYMNSEVFVNGERAGGHPYGYSSYFCDITPYLHFGQENIVAVRVDNSQQKNCRWYSGSGIYRHVWLLTTEAIYIDDWSVYIRPTQKEGSDDWNLDIAMRYIDNARTGTKPEIKHTIYDEAGRVLVTSASGHTKQSLSVSHPKLWSPDTPNLYKVCTQLIVGGKVVDEVTNMTGFRNITFDSQKGLFVNGKPILLNGGCVHHDNGILGACSFDAAEARKVRLLKEAGFNAVRTSHNVPSEAFLHECDRQGLLVIDEAFDGWRDAKNKHDYSVLFDKWWKRDIEAMVLRDRNHPSVFCWSIGNEVIERKKLEVITTAKRLAEHVHRLDPSRPVTSALTTWDKDWEIFDPLAAVHDIVGYNYQLHRAESDHERVPSRIIMQTESYPRDAFRNWDLVNKHPYIIGDFVWTALDYLGESSIGRAYYKGREKDGFHTGQLYPWHGAYCGDIDLTGLRKPISHYRDMLYNPDKKLYMAVREPNGYRGEIKVTDWGVWPTSESWTWSGHEGKPIEVEVCSRYPRVRLFLNDSLVDERPAGYVQQFKAVFTLPYQAGTLRAVGVDENGIEQETVVLKTSGTPVSLRLTTQDQTIKADGQDLAFVIIEVVDKNGNVVPDAANEVEFSVRGTGMLEATGSADLKDEKSYTAPIRKVWKGRAIAVIRSTKQNGKVKLKVASKGLSPASVIIKTKR; encoded by the coding sequence ATGAAAAAGTTTATATCTATATCTTTCTTCACCTGGCTGTTTGTAATGTTCAGCTATCCTCTGTTTGTAGAGGCTGCTATGCCAGAGCGGAAACAGTTGTTTGATGACAATTGGCGTTTTAAACTCGGCGATACACCCGATGCCCCTTCACTTGCATATAACGATGTCGGTTGGCGAAGCTTGGATCTGCCTCATGACTGGAGTGTTGAAGCCGATTTTGATGCGGAGGTTCCTGCCGGAAACGATGGTGGCTATCTGCCTACGGGTATTGGATGGTACCGAAAGAAGTTCCACGTAGATAAGGTGATGGAGGGTAAGGAACTGCGCCTCTATTTTGAGGGTGTTTATATGAATTCGGAAGTATTTGTCAATGGAGAGCGTGCTGGAGGGCATCCATACGGTTATTCATCCTATTTCTGTGACATTACTCCTTACCTGCATTTCGGGCAGGAGAACATTGTAGCCGTACGTGTGGATAACTCCCAACAGAAGAACTGTCGTTGGTATAGTGGTTCAGGCATCTATCGCCACGTGTGGCTGCTGACTACAGAGGCGATATACATTGATGACTGGAGCGTTTATATTCGCCCGACTCAAAAAGAAGGCAGCGATGATTGGAATCTGGACATTGCCATGCGCTATATAGACAATGCCCGGACCGGGACAAAACCGGAAATCAAGCATACGATTTATGATGAGGCTGGCAGAGTGCTAGTAACATCCGCAAGCGGACACACGAAGCAATCGCTCTCTGTAAGTCATCCGAAACTATGGTCGCCGGATACCCCAAATCTTTATAAGGTATGTACGCAACTGATTGTTGGAGGCAAAGTGGTAGATGAGGTAACGAATATGACCGGATTCCGAAACATAACTTTCGACAGTCAAAAAGGCTTGTTTGTGAATGGTAAACCTATACTTCTGAATGGCGGATGCGTGCATCACGACAACGGCATATTAGGTGCGTGTTCTTTCGATGCAGCCGAAGCACGCAAGGTGCGATTGTTGAAAGAAGCTGGCTTCAATGCCGTGCGTACCTCGCACAATGTGCCTTCGGAAGCCTTTCTGCATGAATGCGATCGTCAAGGATTGCTCGTTATCGACGAGGCTTTTGACGGATGGCGTGATGCCAAGAACAAACATGACTATTCCGTGCTTTTTGACAAGTGGTGGAAACGTGATATTGAAGCGATGGTGCTTCGCGACCGCAACCACCCCTCCGTATTCTGCTGGAGCATCGGCAATGAGGTGATAGAGCGCAAGAAACTGGAAGTAATCACTACGGCAAAGAGACTTGCCGAACACGTACATCGGTTGGATCCTTCACGTCCGGTCACTTCTGCACTAACTACTTGGGACAAAGACTGGGAGATATTCGACCCGTTGGCAGCCGTACATGACATTGTAGGCTATAATTACCAGTTGCATCGTGCAGAATCTGACCACGAACGTGTCCCCTCCCGCATCATCATGCAGACGGAATCCTATCCACGCGATGCTTTCCGCAATTGGGATTTGGTAAACAAGCATCCCTATATCATCGGCGACTTTGTATGGACGGCATTGGATTATCTGGGAGAATCGAGCATCGGGCGTGCCTATTACAAAGGTAGGGAGAAAGACGGTTTCCATACCGGGCAGCTCTATCCTTGGCATGGTGCCTATTGTGGTGACATCGACCTGACCGGGCTGCGAAAACCCATATCCCATTATCGTGACATGCTCTACAACCCCGATAAGAAACTCTATATGGCCGTACGTGAACCCAATGGTTACCGGGGAGAAATAAAAGTAACTGATTGGGGTGTATGGCCTACCAGCGAAAGCTGGACTTGGAGCGGGCATGAAGGAAAACCGATAGAAGTAGAGGTCTGCTCCCGCTATCCCCGTGTGCGGCTTTTCTTGAACGATTCACTTGTGGACGAACGCCCGGCAGGCTATGTACAACAGTTCAAGGCTGTCTTTACATTGCCCTATCAGGCAGGTACACTGCGCGCGGTAGGTGTGGATGAGAACGGTATAGAGCAGGAAACCGTAGTGTTAAAGACTTCCGGAACTCCTGTTTCTCTACGCCTTACCACTCAAGATCAAACCATAAAGGCTGACGGACAAGATTTGGCTTTTGTTATCATTGAGGTCGTGGACAAAAATGGAAACGTAGTACCTGATGCTGCTAATGAAGTGGAATTTTCCGTTCGTGGAACCGGTATGCTGGAGGCTACGGGCAGTGCGGATTTGAAAGACGAAAAATCATATACGGCTCCCATACGTAAGGTCTGGAAAGGTCGTGCCATCGCTGTAATCAGAAGTACGAAACAAAACGGTAAAGTCAAACTGAAGGTGGCGTCAAAAGGACTTTCTCCGGCTTCAGTAATAATTAAAACTAAAAGATAA